A stretch of Endozoicomonas sp. SCSIO W0465 DNA encodes these proteins:
- the istA gene encoding IS21 family transposase, with amino-acid sequence MTENRITMRKLLEILRMRFGSQLSFRQISRSVRVSVGTVSNYVKAFQESELSWPLAEDISEPELIQALFPDASIANRKGLIDPDWAEVHQELKRKEVTKQRLWEEYCQAHPLNAYSYAQYCHRYNQWRGCQKRSMRQLHNAGEKLFVDYAGPTMPIINPDTGEIAHNAQIFVAVLGASNYTYAEATLSQKTEDWLGSHERAFEFFGGVPEIVVPDNPKCAVIKACRYEPDLNPSYQHLACHYQVAVIPARPYKPKDKAKAEVGVQVVERWILARLRHEMFFTLAELNLRIRELLIELNLKPFKQLPGTRRSAFEQLDEPALKPLPKQSFVFAEFIKARVNVDYHIICKGHAYSVPHQLARQEVEVQATEHCVTIYANGKVVASHARKHTRGFTTLAVHMPERHRHHQDWTPERLLNWANDIGQEVYCFIQSLLDSKEHPEQAYRASLGLLNLQREYGTERLNNACAHARNIGGYRLKNVRSILQSGKDLMPLEPQLKQTTGPLHDDHENIRGAICYQ; translated from the coding sequence ATGACAGAAAACAGGATTACCATGCGTAAGCTACTAGAAATACTCCGGATGCGGTTTGGCAGCCAACTCAGCTTCCGACAAATTTCCCGCAGTGTACGGGTCAGTGTGGGGACGGTATCCAACTACGTTAAGGCCTTTCAGGAATCGGAATTAAGCTGGCCCCTGGCAGAGGATATATCTGAGCCTGAGCTTATTCAGGCGCTGTTTCCCGATGCCTCGATAGCCAATCGAAAAGGGTTGATTGATCCTGACTGGGCTGAGGTGCATCAGGAACTGAAGCGCAAGGAAGTGACCAAACAACGACTCTGGGAAGAATACTGTCAGGCCCACCCCCTCAATGCCTACAGCTATGCCCAGTACTGTCACCGTTACAATCAGTGGCGTGGTTGTCAAAAGCGATCTATGCGACAGCTGCACAATGCAGGTGAAAAGTTATTTGTTGATTATGCCGGGCCAACCATGCCAATCATCAACCCGGACACCGGCGAAATTGCCCACAATGCCCAGATATTTGTGGCAGTGCTGGGAGCGTCCAACTATACCTACGCTGAAGCGACTCTGTCACAAAAAACAGAGGACTGGCTGGGGTCTCATGAACGGGCCTTTGAGTTCTTTGGTGGGGTGCCAGAAATTGTTGTGCCAGACAACCCAAAGTGCGCAGTTATCAAAGCCTGTCGGTACGAGCCGGATCTCAACCCATCATACCAGCACCTGGCTTGTCACTACCAGGTGGCAGTCATTCCGGCACGCCCCTACAAACCCAAAGACAAGGCCAAAGCAGAAGTCGGTGTACAGGTAGTGGAGCGGTGGATACTGGCCAGGCTTCGTCATGAAATGTTCTTTACCCTGGCAGAGCTGAACCTGCGGATACGTGAGCTGTTAATCGAACTGAACCTGAAGCCCTTTAAGCAGTTGCCAGGAACGCGACGTAGTGCGTTTGAACAACTGGATGAACCAGCCCTCAAGCCACTGCCGAAGCAATCTTTTGTGTTCGCTGAGTTTATCAAGGCCCGGGTGAATGTGGATTATCATATTATCTGCAAGGGGCACGCCTACTCGGTTCCCCATCAGCTTGCCAGGCAGGAAGTAGAAGTACAGGCGACTGAGCACTGCGTCACGATCTACGCTAACGGTAAAGTGGTGGCCAGCCACGCTCGCAAGCACACACGTGGATTTACGACGTTAGCAGTTCATATGCCGGAACGACATCGTCACCATCAGGATTGGACGCCTGAGCGTTTACTTAACTGGGCTAACGACATTGGTCAGGAAGTCTATTGTTTTATTCAATCACTGCTGGATAGCAAGGAGCATCCTGAACAAGCCTATCGAGCTTCATTGGGGCTGCTAAACCTGCAGCGGGAATATGGAACTGAACGACTCAACAACGCCTGCGCCCATGCCAGGAACATCGGGGGTTATCGGTTAAAAAATGTCCGATCAATCCTCCAGTCAGGCAAAGACCTGATGCCATTGGAGCCACAGTTAAAACAAACGACAGGTCCCTTGCATGATGATCACGAAAATATTCGTGGCGCTATTTGCTATCAATAA
- the istB gene encoding IS21-like element helper ATPase IstB, which yields MINETLARLRSLRLTGMADALNQQLDQPGTYSSLSFEERLSLLTEQEETERNNKRLARLLRSARFKLAARIHDIDYEHPRGLKQNQMASLSGGGWLDRYRNLLITGPCGSGKSYLACALGHMACLKGYSVRYYRMSRLLDELILAHGDGSYSRQLKQLAKVDLLILDDWGLEPLTQQQRNDLLEVMDDRHEQGSTLVTSQLPTRKWHASIGDETLADAILDRLMHNAHRIELKGESMRKKLGKLDAVEHLV from the coding sequence ATGATCAATGAAACACTGGCTCGCCTTAGGTCACTGCGACTGACCGGAATGGCAGATGCCCTCAATCAACAGCTGGACCAGCCGGGCACCTACAGTAGCCTTAGCTTTGAAGAACGACTGTCGTTGCTTACTGAGCAGGAAGAAACAGAGCGAAACAATAAACGTCTGGCTCGGCTGCTCAGAAGCGCCCGGTTTAAACTGGCTGCCCGGATACACGACATTGACTATGAACACCCCAGAGGTCTCAAACAGAACCAGATGGCCAGCCTGTCTGGAGGAGGCTGGCTTGACCGGTACAGGAACCTGTTGATCACCGGACCTTGTGGTTCCGGTAAGAGCTACCTGGCCTGCGCCCTTGGGCACATGGCTTGTCTGAAAGGCTACAGTGTCCGGTACTATCGGATGTCCAGGCTACTGGATGAACTGATCCTTGCCCACGGTGATGGCAGCTACAGCAGGCAGTTGAAACAACTGGCAAAAGTAGACTTGCTGATTCTGGACGACTGGGGCCTGGAACCACTGACGCAGCAACAAAGGAACGATCTGCTGGAAGTCATGGATGACAGGCACGAGCAAGGTTCCACGTTGGTTACCAGTCAATTGCCCACCCGGAAGTGGCATGCCAGCATTGGTGATGAAACTCTGGCCGACGCCATTCTTGACCGGCTTATGCACAATGCCCACCGGATTGAACTCAAAGGCGAATCCATGCGCAAAAAGCTTGGAAAATTGGACGCAGTTGAACACCTGGTCTAA